The genomic stretch TCTTTCATATATACGCTAAATTAACTTGCTTGCACACCATCACATCTCGATTTCGTTTCATCTAGGTGCTTTCGTACACACTATCGTCAGTCTCGTCATCCTTTCTGTCAGAACTCAcgccctcttcttctttatcctcctcttcctcctccgAGTCAGGCGTTCCAGTCATACTAAAAGCTTTCAGGCACGTAATGCGTGTACCTGTAGAATACGAGCCGATCAGCATGCCCACCTGCTTTGCTGTGAAACCAGTCGCTTTACTGCTGTCTTCAGTCTTTAGTCCAGCGGTGTCAAGAATCCAGAAGCGCACCGTGCCGTCGCTGCTGGCCGTAATGATGAGAAGGATTGACGGAGAGAGGGTAATGATTTCAAAGTCTTTAACACGTGACGTCATGCCCGCAGCCGGGCCACCGAGTTGAGCGATCAGTCTAGCAGCAGGAAGGTTGTCTTTTGGCGTCTTCTTATCGTCCTTTGAGGGTTCGCTGGGGAGCATGGAGTTTGTATCGTAGAAGAGGACCCTTCCGTCTTCTGTAGAAACGCAGAGCGTATAGGGCCGCGAAGCGGGCGATATGTAATGCATCTGGTGAAGTTTTGTGCGCGGCATAGGCGTGATTTGGACTTTAGGTTTGGAGTCCATGCTGAAGACGACAATACCGTGTTCGAAGCCTACAGCAAACCCTTCACCTTCTGGATCCCAGATAACGCGGCGGCCTTCACCCGAAGCAAAGCGGCCTTCCCCCACGGCTGTGAGAATGGTGCGGTCAAAATTGAGGACACCAGCTTTCTTGCCTGTTATCAAGTTCCACAGGCGCATACATTTCTCGCCTTTTCCCACGCTGAGCATGACCTTCATGCTCGGGTGCACTGCAAAATCGTTGATTCCAGACGGAACTTCGCCAGGACCTGCTGTGTCTCCGCTGGGTCGACCTTGGGGTTTGGGTATTGGGGCCTTGATAGTCGATAGTGCAGTCCAGTCGCGGGTCCGCGTGATAGCGATTGTGCTGTCTTCTGCGGAGCTCAAGAGTTTGCTCCTGGTGGGGAAGTAGAGGGCTGTGATGTTGGAGGAGTGATGGAGCAGGGATCCAAGCTCCTTGTTCTTCGGGTTCTCCGTGATGGATCCGCCATGGAGAGAAGGGAGTTTAGGCCGGGACTTGGAGGCTATGGGCGGCGCTGTAGAGATGGAATACAGATTTATGCGCTCGTCAGTGCTGCCTGTTGCGAGCATGATTTTGGACGTCTTGTCTGAAAGCGGAGATAGAGCAAGACAGCGGATAGAGGATGAATGGGCGTTGAAGAGAAAAGTATCTGTGAAATCGACTTTGGGCCAATCAGACTCAGGCGCAAGTATATCATCGCACTGGCCATCAAAGAGGCTGCGCGGAATGGCAGCAGCGAATCCGTGAAGAACTCGCTCGTAAGAACCAGTAACGACCTGGATAATGGCCGTGTCTGGCAGGGAATCTCCTTCTCCCTTGTTCTGGGTGGATTTGACTTCTGTAGTTTTGCTTGTGGCTGCCTTCCCGTTGGTCGCAGCTTCTGTTCTCTGGTGAATCGCGATATCGTGGGTTGCAGCGTGCCTGGGGGCGGATGTAGCTTCATCTTTCTTGCTCTTCAGCGCCTTGGCCGCGCCCGTGCCCACGTGCTCAGCAATTGCTCTCTTCCGCTTTGCCATGGCTTGTCGCGTTACCGTTGCCGAGTGCTCGTCCCAAAGATCCAGAAGTTTTTGAATGCAGACAAGCGAGCTAGGCCCGGACGGGGAAGGCGTGAGTAGCAGCGCTTGGCCCAATTCATGGGATGGCCCAAGCTAGGCAGGGCTTATCACCCCAACCCTGCAATGCGGCGCGCGCAGCGAAGTGGGCGCTCTTTCCCTCACGTTCTCGCAAGCCCGCGCATCAGTCCAGCATATCGCAGAAGACATTTCCATCAACCAACGCGACCAACAACCCCCATAATTCATCACAACGGCGGCACTCGTGGATAACGGATGTCGGCCTCCGTTCAGCCGTCTTCATATGTCCCTCGACAGTTTACGGGAAACCTTACGCCAGGAGAAGACAAATGAAGCCGCGTAAGTGCAAGTCGACAACTATGCATCGCCTTTGCCATTTGAACGACTAAATCTCACAAATGCACCGATGCGACAAGGAAAAATCGCTTGTTTTGTTTTGTTCTTgtgtggtggtggtgctgATATCACGTTTGCAGACTCACATCCTCGACATTGGAGCGACATCTCCGCGCGCTCTGGAAGGTCACGGGCTGCTGCAATGCCGTTCTGAACGGGCACCAGCCCCAGGCAGACGACTTTGTCTACGGCGACCCGGACGAGGACGAACGTCGTTTTCTAGATGAAAATGACATTACAAAGTAAGACATCTTATCTACCGCCGGCACCTGCATTGGTCCTCCATCTTTGCTCTGTCGcattgttgttgttgtcgtcgtcatcatcgtcgtcgtcgctcATTCCACTAACCTAGTCGCGTCTACAGAGGTCGACGCTTCAACGACGCAACACTACCCATTCCAGTGGCTGTCACCGACAACCAGCCTCCGCTTCCGGCTACACTGCCGTTCCAAACCCCTACCAACTCTACATTCACCAAGCCGTCACATGCTCCCATCGTCGGTACCCCGACCCTCGAGGATCAACTTCGCGCCGCGTCGGCCTCACCATCTGTCGCGACCCAGGCTTTGCCCTCTGCCGACGCATCTTTGCAAAGCGACACCATCAACGTTGTCCCTGGCGCCAAAGCCTCGTCCCACCCTGCCTCGCCTGCACTGGTCGGAAAAGTCGTAAGCGAGTCACAGCCTGGAGAAGCCCCGACCGTTCAACAAGTAGCGAATTCCGAAGACTCTGCCATCCACGCTCCTACCGCTGATCCCAAGCATGTCGCACCGCCAACTACTGAGGACTTGGATGCTGCAGCGTTTCCTGACGCATCCGTTGCCGCGCCTGCAGCAGACAATAAGCCAAAGCCCCCGCAGGTAGTGCACTTGCCACGGCAAGAAGTCCAAGAAGCTAGATTAGAGGAGACAGAGCAGAAGTTGGAGAGGGCTGCAGAGAAGGAACGGAGAGAAGACGAGCGCGAACGCCTCACGATCCCACCCACAAATGTGCCTGTCGATGTATCCTCCCCGTCTTCAACCGTCGGGCCCTACTCTCAAGCGACTCCACATGCACAGCATCATTCTCCCGACACAAGCCCTGATGCGGAATCCTACAAGGACCGTAGTCTTGTTCCATTACCCGGCGATGATGTTCTCGATCCTGCTGCACAGCAGGTCAAGGACGACCACGAACGTGCTCTACAGAAGCGAATGGACGAAGCAAGAGAGAATGCGCGAGCACGAGAAGAAGATTCGCCAACACCCGATATCGAAAAGCAGATTGAAAACGAGCAGGCAATACGACTGGCTCGTGATGGAAAGGGCCATCTTAGTGAATTGCAGCCTAGCGGAGATGCCCATACTTTGACAGAAGACTTGGACTATGGCACGCGTACGGAAGTCCCCGAAGTTGAGGAAGTGGCTGGGTCTAGGACCCATCACGACGTTGCGGTTGATTCATTACCAACACCAACTACGGTCGCTGCGGAACCGCCGAACATGGATCACGACAAGCCCGAACACACAGTCAGCCAAACACAGGCCGCCGCCGATCATCCGACGCCTCCTGCTGATGTCGATGTTGAGATGCATGATGCACCCACAAAGAATACGCAGCCATCAACTTCACCTCAACCTTCAATACCCCGTCTTGAGCGAATGACGACCCGTGTCTCTTCTGGAGCAATTCGCCAAAAATCGGTTTCCGAAATCATCGCAGAAAAGGCGGCCCCCAATGCCATTCTGACTCCCCGCTCGAGCAACTTGTCAGAATCTACGAGCCCTCCCCGACAAAAAGCCGCACGCCGTAAATCAAGGGAAATTTCTACGGTTGTTTTTGCAAAAAAGACACCAACACGGGCTTCGAAAGCGTTACAATCATACAATGAAGACTACGCATCACTCCAAGGAGCTTCAGAAGATTCGAGTCGGGATTATCTTGAGGGACTTTTCAAGTATCAGGCCCATCATCCACCACGGTCTGTGCCTTTGCAGGAACTTGTCGCATCTGCAAGAAAGACGGTATCAACTGCGGGGACACTCGCTATGATTCGTGAGCATCAAGACTACAAGATCCTCAAGCGTGTATATCAGTTGCAGAACGCGAACCGATGGTCGTTGCGGCAACTCCAAAAGGCCGCGGAACCTGAACGTCCCTTCACGCATCAGGATCAGCTACTGCTTGATATGAAATGGATGCAGACAGATTTCAAGGAAGAGCGGAAGTGGAAGAAGGCCCTCGCTGCCACATTTGCAGAATGGTGTGCCGAGTACGTGAGCTGTTCCCCTGAAGAGCGAGCAACCTTGCGAGTCAGTGCACGTATCCCGAAGACGGCAAGGCGCGCTAGCCATGATGAGGACATGAACGATGCTCCTACCCCCGATCTTGTTCATTCTAGCACGCATGAGACGGAGAGTGAGTCATATGGTGATGACGACGATGTCCTTACCCCCGTCAATGCCAATCCTCCTGCGGGCCTATTTTCTTTGGGCTTCAACGATGTTGTCCTGAAGATAGACCGCACTCCCGCCAGCGATACTATGTTTCGAGAACTGCCGCTCTACGACCCCATGTTCGAGGGCTCCAGCGACACTAATCCCTTCTCGCTCTCAGAACCACCTATTCTTCCAGTCTCCAAATTCGTTACTGGAAAGCTTGTTTCGCAAATTCGAGGGCCGCCCAAGAAGCGGAGTAGGTTCGATTATGACTCGGAAGACGAGCCATCTTCGCCCCCTAGTCGAGCCGGAACATCCGCCGAGCATTCGATGCCATCTACTCCAGGCCGCAGACTGTTCTGCCGTAACGACTTGCCACCAGAGATGACTAGCGTTGCTCTGTTCAATGCCGAGAACAAACACGTGAGGGACCGACTACAAGCTGCTCACCAATTCAGACCACCAACAGAGTTCAACATGCCCTCAGTTGCTTTCTTTGAAAACCGGACCCCTTCTCAATGGTTGTGGGAGGAAGACCAAAAACTCCGAGCACTTGTCAAGGAGTATACGTTCAATTGGTCTCTGGTCTCACAACAACTCTCATTGCCTTCGATATTTGTGTCCGGATCGGGCCGACGAACACCGTGGGAATGCTTTGAGCGCTGGGTACAACTGGAAGGTCTGCCAGCTGAGATGTCGAAAACAAACTACTTCCGTACTTACCAAGGTCGACTCGAGACAGCCAACAAGACAGTGTTCGCCCAATATCAGGctcagcaacagcagcaacagcagcaggGACAAACGCCAGGTCAACCGCGAAGAAGACCTACAACTACACCGATACGAGtggagaggaggagggagaaCCGACATCTTGCCATTATTGATGGGATGCGGAAACTGGCTAGAAAGCGCGAATCTGCCGCACACAAGCAAGCCGAGTCGCAGAAGGCGGCTGCGCTACGTAAAGCGCATGAGCCTGCGCCACCGAAGAGCAACGTTCACACGCCGCAAGAGTTCAGTAGGCTCAAGTGGGAACGCGAAGAGAAAATGAAGCAAAGGGCAATGGCGCAGGAGATGATCGCTAGGGTAAGATGCTGTTGCTCTCTGATTGTTTGCTCACCACTGACTTCTTACAGCAGCAAATGTTGGCACAGCGGCAGCAAACTCAAATGCAAGCGCAACCAGGAATGCCGAATGGTATTAACCAGATGCAACGCAACGGGACACCCGGTAACAATATTCCTCCGCAGATGGCTAATGCATCCTTGCCGCAGGGTCAGAACGGCCCCGCAATGGCAGCGCGGGCGCACCAATCCCAACAAGGAATGCAAGCCAATTTCGCCAACGGCAGCATGTCAGGCATGCCTATGGGTACACCAGGCGTTCCACAAGCACAGATGCAGGGCAACATGCAGAATGCACGTATGGGTCCGCCGGATCAGATGCGCATGGCTATGCAAAGGGGCCAGTTCAACGCTAGCCAGCAACATCAATTCCagctgcaacagcaacagaTCAACATGGCCAGTAGCCTCACTCAGGGTATGGGCATGAACGGTATTCCTAATGCAAACATGATGGCATCCATGCCTAACCAGAACTTGAACGGAGCCATGAATGGAAACTTAAATAATGCTATGAATGGGATGTCAACCACCGCAGGATCTCCACGGATAAGCCAAGGCAATGGGAACATGCAAACACCTTCTCGGCCGTTGTCCAGTGGGCACATGCCTCAGCTCTTGCAGTTCCAGAACCAATTAAAGGTACAGCATCCGGATTGGACCCAAGAACAAGTTTCCAAACAGGCCTCCGACCACCTCTCCCGATACCTGGCTAAGCAACGTTCACAGGCAATGAATGCAGCAGCAGGATCTTCTGGAATTTCTCCCAGCCCGCAGATGGCAAACAACCAATATTTTCAGCAGAATGGTGGGCTAGCCAATACTGCTCAGCCGAGTGCAGTACAGAACTACCAACAGCAACTCGTTCAGCAACAGCGGCTGATGGCTAGACAGCAAGGCGGAAGCCCGGGACTAAATGCTCGCCCACCGAGCCGGAGCGCTACGCCTCAAAACCCACAAATGCAACAGAGTCCGGGCATGCAGCAAGCGCAGATCAACCGGTCTTAGGTACCCCGATTGGCAATTGGGAACCTCTGCGAGGCCGACCCATGATCCTTGGCCTGTATATACTTTTAATGTTCCTCTTTTAGCGTTGTTTCTTCTTGCGAGCGTGTGTGCAGAAAACGTTGTTTGTTGTAGTTGCGGTCGGCCGCCCTCATGAGAGAgggttggtgttggtgtGGCGCTGGTATGATGGATGAATCCGGGCCGTCGGTTTGGGAGCAGAAACAAGGTGTTCTTGTTTGTATCGGCTGCACGATAACAATGGCTGACAACAAGACAAAAAGCTTGCCTGGGGTGATTTGTGCTAGAGTATCAAGTAAGAACTCGATCAAAGCCGTCGAGGAATGAAATATTCGTACCGTCATGTCTATGTTCTCTTGTGATGGTTTCTTGATATGAGCACGTTAGGATGAATGCCCAACACGAGGTAGGGAGGTAGAGATATACTAAGGAACTTCTGCCTGATAGAACGAGTTGCCTTCACTCATGCTAGGCGTCGGGAAATAAGAAACGAGAAATGTAGTTGATGTGTTGGATTTATTCAACATTGCAGGTGACTAAGCAGGGGGATAGCAGTCGCCGAGGGTCAGTGCAGACAAAGAAGGCGGCGGAGGCTATCTCACCTCCGCACCACCTTACTCCCTCGGCAAACTCTACTTACTCTACACAACACCACTATCCACACCCACCCTAACAGACTCTGCACCAACTTGACACGTTTCTTTCTTTGTTGGGTTTGCGAAGCGACGATTCCTTTACACAGCCAGGTCCTGCGCGCGAGCAAGTTATACACGCGTGCAACAGCAGGTAGAAAGCAAGAAGCGGCATCATGAACGCGCCGGACAGGTATGTTACTATATTACCAAATTACGTCCAGATAGAACAAGTCTCTATTGTCACGCGCACCACAAGCTGGTGAGACCAAGGGGATTACGCATACGCTCATCAGCGCGCACGGCTGGTGCCTGCCCGCATGGTATACATACCTTTGCGAGTGTGAAGTCACCAAGCCAGACTTATGCGCAAACCACAAGAGCGACACGGCTATCCCATCATGCCGTTCTCTATTAAAGACCGGTCAGCTTGTGGAGCACAATGCCAACTCTGGACTGCGCGACAATAAGAAAGACAACCGCCGTGTATCGCACAAAGCTGACATGGGCCCCGCAAACAGGTTCGAGCTCTTCTTGCTAGACGAGGGCCAGCAGAAGGTTGAGGAGAAGGCCGAGACGCGTAAGTGTAAATCCCAGAAGACTTTGTCGCCTCGCCTCAGACCTGCTAACCCTACGATACAAATAGGCGTCCCGAACACGGCCGTCTTCACCTTCAACAAGGAGGACCACACGCTCGGCAACCTGCTCTCGGCTCGCCTCCAAAAGAATCCAGCCATATTGTTCGCCGCCTACAAAGTACCCCACCCACTGTTTGCTACGTTTGAACTCCGCGTGCAAACGGATGGCTCGATTACACCCAAGGAGGCGGTTATCAGGACCTGCACCGAGGTCATTACCGAGCTGTCCAAACTCAACGACAGCTTCCAGACCGAGTGGCTTGGAAAGCGCATTGTCAGCGAGGGCGAGGCCGAACGATTGCAGAGGGAGCAAAACAACTTTTAAACTTGTTGGCGCTGTGCGCACTGACATGACATGTGAGGGTCATGCACATGGTAACGGAGTTTATGGTTAGGGCATACAGGGGGCGTTTATCAAAAGGTGGCTAACTTGATCCACATCTTCTGGGCGTCACGGTTacacctgggtgacatgaaatacttgacatgCTAGTTTACAGAGACCAATGTAGTCGCCAGGCTCGCCTATTACGTtcttacccacactgtcaagtattttatgcCACCCAGTTGGTTTAGGTTGAGTAGATCATGGGCATCGCTAATGACGACATCTTCTGTGATGGATGCATGTGTTGCTTGCTTGTACGTAGTTACGATACCCCCAAATTCAGCCATCAAGCAACGGGATCAATCATCATGGGTAATAACGTGCAAGAGCAAAGCATCGACTAGGCAGGAGCAAGACATGGAAAGGTGACTTTGAATGAATTGTCTGCCGGAAACTAATCACTGTCATCGTACTTGTTACCCACGCCAACATCCCCCAGCAGTATATCATCGGGCGCTGGCCCCTTATGATTCCTCACCCACTCAGTTTCGACTCTGAAGAAGATCCAGATCCACCTTCTAAGCACCTCAAGCACCTCCATGGTGAAAATGCCGCCCTCCAAATCGTTGAAATGGTCCAAATGCACGCTGAGCTTCAAGCTCCATGTGCATCGCAACAGCGCATCCACGACGACGGCGGCATAGTAGAACTCTTTTGCATGAAACCAGCGATGTCGTCTCAATCCCCATGGATATTCTGGGTTGTTACGTGTGCGCGCGCTAGCAAATAGTGTCAGGTCCCAATCACGGGCTACATCCCAATAGAAACTGTAGCCTGAATTCACAACGACGGCAACGAGCCACATGCGAAAGAGAGTTGCTTCCGAGACGCTCAAGCGCGAGGGATCGGGTGAGCGTTGCAGAGCGCTGAGGATGATGACGGGGAAAGCGGTCGAGTACTTGAGAGCGTTGGCGAGGTGGACACGGCCCGATGCAGTGGTAGGATTATTGCTCCTCTGCACGCGGAAATACTCTATTATGCACTGGCGCAGACGGATCATGTAAGGAACGGCAATGATAAAGGGGACCCAGAATACACCGCCACAGTTTCTGTTTGGCGGGCCGGTCGAGCTGTGTGACGAGGAGAAGAACATGCACAGCGAGACAAACAGGTCGCCCAGAAC from Pyrenophora tritici-repentis strain M4 chromosome 1, whole genome shotgun sequence encodes the following:
- a CDS encoding WD40 repeat protein — encoded protein: MAKRKRAIAEHVGTGAAKALKSKKDEATSAPRHAATHDIAIHQRTEAATNGKAATSKTTEVKSTQNKGEGDSLPDTAIIQVVTGSYERVLHGFAAAIPRSLFDGQCDDILAPESDWPKVDFTDTFLFNAHSSSIRCLALSPLSDKTSKIMLATGSTDERINLYSISTAPPIASKSRPKLPSLHGGSITENPKNKELGSLLHHSSNITALYFPTRSKLLSSAEDSTIAITRTRDWTALSTIKAPIPKPQGRPSGDTAGPGEVPSGINDFAVHPSMKVMLSVGKGEKCMRLWNLITGKKAGVLNFDRTILTAVGEGRFASGEGRRVIWDPEGEGFAVGFEHGIVVFSMDSKPKVQITPMPRTKLHQMHYISPASRPYTLCVSTEDGRVLFYDTNSMLPSEPSKDDKKTPKDNLPAARLIAQLGGPAAGMTSRVKDFEIITLSPSILLIITASSDGTVRFWILDTAGLKTEDSSKATGFTAKQVGMLIGSYSTG
- a CDS encoding EXS domain-containing protein — encoded protein: MDGDPVVEPDIDRFSRVLPLPYRVALIVVLGIWAWGLNLHYLSLIKIDVPSLIRYPGRTSPRHIPHHFSCYRIATLLSIPLALSLLLFWALTHGSPKDIAGWEILPNLYLLVLVVGFIVPLPFVSRNGRSRTLATLKRISIGGIAEAQDGKFGDILLADALTSYAKVLGDLFVSLCMFFSSSHSSTGPPNRNCGGVFWVPFIIAVPYMIRLRQCIIEYFRVQRSNNPTTASGRVHLANALKYSTAFPVIILSALQRSPDPSRLSVSEATLFRMWLVAVVVNSGYSFYWDVARDWDLTLFASARTRNNPEYPWGLRRHRWFHAKEFYYAAVVVDALLRCTWSLKLSVHLDHFNDLEGGIFTMEVLEVLRRWIWIFFRVETEWVRNHKGPAPDDILLGDVGVGNKYDDSD
- a CDS encoding RPB11, DNA-directed RNA polymerase, subunit L produces the protein MNAPDRFELFLLDEGQQKVEEKAETRVPNTAVFTFNKEDHTLGNLLSARLQKNPAILFAAYKVPHPLFATFELRVQTDGSITPKEAVIRTCTEVITELSKLNDSFQTEWLGKRIVSEGEAERLQREQNNF